The Manihot esculenta cultivar AM560-2 chromosome 1, M.esculenta_v8, whole genome shotgun sequence genome has a window encoding:
- the LOC110623351 gene encoding probable lysophospholipase BODYGUARD 3: MGVMGKTRMVLTLTCRAVHEAVSFVVFCFLDLLDSVLCFAYKVADFFIEADWKPCYCTSAKEAITSSGKILVSEQGESKIVCLSSSKLELQEISDTLYTRPSLLSEVSKLTVNVLKRIKLERSIVQSWKKVKKGTPRSSFTINSTIVEMLQGKIEGQQTHPIPRWSDCDCQHCTRWITSSKDNLFVKAEGADEGGNNNQAKVDVLFIHGFISSSAFWTETAFPNFSDAAKAKYRFFAVDLLGFGRSPKPTDSLYTLREHLEMIERSVIEPYKVKSFHIVAHSLGCILALALAVKYPASVKSLTLLAPPYYPVPRGLQATQYVMRMVAPRRVWPLIAFGASIACWYEHISRTICLLICKNHRLWEFLAKLITRNRIRTFLLEGFFSHTHNAAWHTLHNIICGTAGKLDGYLDKVRDNLKCDVNIFHGRNDELIPVECSYNIKRRVPRARVKVIEKKDHITIVVGRQKAFVRELEKIWSRSGH, encoded by the exons ATGGGAGTAATGGGCAAAACCAGAATGGTTTTAACCTTAACATGTAGAGCTGTGCATGAGGCTGTGAGCTTCGTCgttttttgttttcttgatCTTCTTGATTCTGTTCTATGTTTCGCATACAAAGTAGCAGATTTCTTCATTGAAGCAGATTGGAAACCCTGTTATTGCACCTCAGCTAAAGAAGCCATCACTAGCAGTGGCAAGATCTTGGTTTCTGAACAAGGTGAGTCCAAGATTGTTTGCCTCAGCTCTAGCAAGTTAGAGCTACAAGAGATCTCAGACACTCTTTATACTCGCCCTTCCCTACTTTCTGAAGTTTCAAAGTTGACTGTTAATGTATTAAAACGAATCAAGTTGGAAAGGAGCATTGTACAATCCTGGAAGAAGGTGAAGAAAGGAACCCCGAGATCCTCTTTCACGATTAACTCCACCATTGTTGAAATGCTTCAAGGAAAGATTGAAGGGCAGCAAACGCATCCCATCCCCAGATGGTCCGACTGTGATTGTCAACATTGCACTAGATGGATCACCTCTAGCAAAGATAATCTATTTGTTAAAGCTGAAGGCGCAGACGAAGGTGGTAATAATAATCAGGCAAAAGTAGATGTTCTCTTCATCCATGGATTCATTTCATcttcagcattttggacagaaACTGCATTTCCTAACTTCTCGGATGCTGCTAAAGCCAAATACCGATTCTTTGCCGTGGATTTGCTAGGATTTGGGAGAAGCCCAAAGCCAACAGACTCTCTATACACACTTAGAGAGCATTTGGAAATGATTGAAAGATCTGTGATCGAACCTTACAAAGTTAAATCCTTCCACATTGTTGCTCATTCTCTGGGTTGCATTTTGGCCCTAGCTCTTGCAGTAAAATACCCTGCATCCGTCAAATCACTCACTCTCCTTGCACCA CCATATTATCCGGTGCCAAGAGGGTTACAAGCAACACAGTATGTTATGAGAATGGTAGCTCCAAGGCGCGTATGGCCACTCATTGCATTTGGCGCGTCGATTGCCTGTTGGTATGAGCATATAAGCCGGACGATTTGTCTTCTTATATGCAAGAACCATAGGCTGTGGGAATTTCTTGCTAAACTCATCACAAGAAACAG GATCAGGACATTCTTGCTCGAAGGATTCTTTAGCCATACCCACAATGCAGCATGGCATACCCTACACAATATTATCTGTGGAACCGCCGGTAAGCTCGACGGCTATTTGGATAAAGTCCGGGATAATCTAAAATGTGATGTCAATATCTTCCATGGGAGAAATGATGAGCTTATTCCAGTTGAATGTAGTTACAACATAAAACGAAGAGTTCCTCGTGCTCGTGTCAAGGTGATAGAGAAAAAAGATCATATTACTATTGTTGTTGGCAGGCAAAAGGCCTTCGTTCGAGAACTAGAGAAGATTTGGAGTAGATCAGGTCATTAA